One Chitinivibrionales bacterium genomic window carries:
- a CDS encoding MerR family transcriptional regulator has protein sequence MPRKLNVNKPYFSIGAVAEILNIQPRMLRLYEERGLITPSRTEGNRRLYSLKDIDVLAYIHYLGCVKRVNIAGIIEIQKLLHKLDDKTRNEYLEEIEKEIEDLPSEKKKAYSGEDKAFSEVVIKEAEEYVSKVTDKSK, from the coding sequence ATGCCTCGAAAACTTAATGTTAACAAGCCCTACTTTTCTATTGGGGCAGTCGCTGAAATTTTAAATATTCAACCCCGGATGCTCAGGCTTTACGAAGAACGGGGATTGATTACGCCTTCCCGTACTGAAGGAAATCGGCGGCTCTATTCGTTAAAGGATATCGATGTTCTGGCGTATATACATTATTTAGGATGTGTCAAAAGAGTAAATATCGCCGGTATTATCGAGATCCAGAAACTACTGCACAAGCTCGATGATAAAACGCGGAATGAGTATCTGGAAGAAATCGAGAAGGAAATCGAAGATCTTCCTTCAGAAAAAAAGAAGGCTTATTCGGGTGAAGACAAAGCTTTTTCGGAAGTGGTGATTAAAGAGGCCGAAGAATATGTTTCGAAAGTAACCGATAAAAGCAAATAA